One window from the genome of Treponema sp. OMZ 838 encodes:
- a CDS encoding M15 family metallopeptidase: MGVIRDIDRLKPELAKRTRFFLAELKKRGIEVIVLETDRTVDTQLAYYAQGRKPLEEVNALRKKAGLYLLTEDENKHIVTKTTQSRHFGGNAVDIAPVKDGRVWWNAPEQVWKEIGTIGEECGLDWCAGGYGQVWGKGWDNPHFELMKG; encoded by the coding sequence ATGGGAGTGATACGGGATATTGATCGGCTTAAGCCGGAACTGGCAAAGCGAACGCGGTTTTTTTTAGCCGAGCTAAAAAAGCGCGGCATAGAAGTCATCGTGCTTGAAACCGATCGAACAGTCGACACACAGCTTGCCTATTATGCGCAAGGGCGTAAACCGCTTGAAGAGGTAAACGCACTCCGCAAAAAAGCGGGCTTATATCTTTTAACGGAAGATGAGAATAAGCACATTGTAACAAAGACGACGCAATCCCGGCATTTTGGCGGCAATGCTGTTGATATTGCACCGGTAAAAGACGGCCGCGTCTGGTGGAATGCACCGGAGCAAGTCTGGAAAGAAATCGGCACTATCGGTGAAGAATGCGGGCTTGATTGGTGCGCAGGCGGATATGGACAGGTGTGGGGTAAGGGTTGGGACAATCCCCACTTTGAACTTATGAAGGGATAG
- a CDS encoding phage minor capsid protein codes for MLSPRYLAGLSDDLIEIYSQLEIDILRDMARRLARVGKITEATKWQAQVLTEAGGLKQDIARILHKYDKRIVQEIQEIFNDALIKNARADNRIFAEATGRTISDNNAQMMLATIKKTHEDLSRLTLTSAEVTNKTFLKQANAAYMQVTSGAFDYDTAMKMAANEIAKSGVTTMITYNRDARPVRRSLESAVRMNILTGVNQTASQQTMDNCEALDCDLVEVTAHIGARPEHEEWQGKVYSVSGKSEKYLPFSVCGYGEADGICGINCRHSFYPYFEGMEKHYSQDDLDEMSKETVDYNGKSYSRYEGEQELRRIERTIRHYKKEAAVKEATGVDNTAARCKIGEWQAKARDFTEQTGIRRDRAREYIGMPNGEKQPKALKPQVVHAFTQSQPVNQTVVQKIADMNAKADTFYVASSSLDTLVTKAQHTQTMTTLQRAQLVEGKDLAGRLFVKRDLKDINEVLKAQGFDGKPTVLNKTEFLKAVKDDTFIAQRTYTAPSKEKLDEYINMLRSGDFYVDCRTGGRAHGKGMYAAADYTKGKDLRRVIDEMMHYQNIGASQRGEHYTMTETLTIDPSARIIDEANVVNEFIYRYTQELKAQGYSTREINDKIISNGWRNRDKGVLASLMGYDVIRAIPSPFRADYMVILNRTKLILLGGNE; via the coding sequence ATGCTTTCTCCCCGCTACCTTGCCGGTCTTTCGGATGACCTCATAGAAATTTATTCACAACTTGAAATTGACATACTCCGCGATATGGCGCGGCGTCTTGCGCGGGTAGGTAAAATCACCGAGGCAACCAAATGGCAAGCGCAAGTATTAACCGAGGCGGGCGGATTAAAACAGGATATTGCGCGGATATTGCATAAATACGATAAGCGCATTGTTCAAGAGATACAGGAAATCTTTAACGATGCCCTGATAAAAAACGCCCGCGCCGATAACCGCATTTTTGCTGAAGCGACCGGTCGCACCATAAGCGATAATAACGCGCAAATGATGCTTGCGACAATAAAAAAAACGCATGAAGATTTATCACGTCTTACCCTTACCAGCGCCGAGGTAACGAATAAAACCTTTCTCAAACAGGCAAACGCCGCCTATATGCAAGTAACAAGCGGCGCATTCGATTACGATACGGCAATGAAGATGGCGGCAAACGAGATAGCAAAGAGCGGCGTTACCACGATGATAACCTACAACCGTGATGCAAGACCGGTAAGGCGCAGCCTTGAAAGCGCCGTTCGTATGAATATCCTAACCGGTGTCAATCAAACCGCTTCACAGCAAACGATGGATAACTGCGAGGCGCTCGATTGCGATTTAGTAGAGGTTACCGCGCATATAGGAGCAAGACCTGAACATGAAGAATGGCAGGGTAAGGTATACAGCGTAAGCGGCAAAAGCGAAAAATACCTGCCGTTTAGTGTATGCGGTTACGGAGAGGCGGATGGTATCTGCGGTATCAACTGCCGACATTCCTTTTATCCGTATTTTGAAGGGATGGAAAAACACTACAGCCAAGACGATTTAGACGAAATGAGCAAGGAGACGGTAGACTACAACGGCAAAAGCTACAGCCGTTATGAGGGCGAGCAAGAATTAAGGCGCATTGAACGGACGATACGGCACTACAAAAAAGAAGCCGCGGTAAAGGAAGCCACCGGAGTTGACAACACCGCCGCCCGCTGCAAAATCGGCGAATGGCAGGCAAAGGCGCGAGACTTTACCGAGCAAACCGGTATCAGGCGCGATCGTGCAAGAGAGTATATCGGTATGCCGAACGGAGAAAAACAGCCGAAGGCGTTGAAGCCGCAAGTAGTGCACGCATTTACACAATCGCAGCCGGTCAATCAAACGGTTGTACAAAAGATAGCCGATATGAACGCCAAAGCGGATACCTTCTATGTTGCAAGCAGCAGTTTAGATACCCTTGTTACAAAAGCGCAACACACGCAAACGATGACAACGTTGCAAAGAGCACAACTAGTAGAAGGAAAGGATTTAGCAGGGAGATTATTTGTTAAACGAGACCTCAAAGATATAAACGAGGTATTAAAAGCGCAAGGATTTGACGGCAAGCCAACCGTACTTAACAAAACCGAATTTTTAAAGGCAGTAAAAGATGATACCTTTATAGCGCAACGGACATACACGGCACCAAGCAAAGAGAAACTCGATGAGTATATCAATATGTTGCGAAGCGGCGATTTTTATGTCGATTGTAGAACAGGCGGCAGGGCGCATGGAAAAGGGATGTATGCAGCGGCGGATTATACAAAAGGTAAAGATTTGCGCCGTGTTATTGACGAGATGATGCATTACCAAAACATTGGAGCAAGTCAACGCGGGGAGCATTACACCATGACCGAAACACTAACAATAGATCCGAGCGCACGGATCATTGATGAAGCGAATGTCGTAAATGAATTTATTTACCGATATACGCAAGAGCTAAAGGCTCAAGGCTATTCAACAAGAGAAATAAACGATAAAATCATCAGTAACGGCTGGAGGAATCGTGATAAAGGCGTTCTTGCCTCACTTATGGGATATGACGTAATACGAGCAATCCCAAGTCCGTTCCGTGCTGATTACATGGTTATATTAAACCGTACAAAACTCATTTTACTAGGAGGAAACGAATGA
- a CDS encoding putative minor capsid protein: protein MIGRHLLIHSCTVQEVSGLNRDGGAEYAESILLEHVRIVPAYSVRRGTVGEEKDDKLLLFIDGVNSAPRGFIPKTDSAVFWQGQQYTVRAVTPCYTAGRGSLVHHWELSLV, encoded by the coding sequence ATGATCGGTAGACACCTTTTAATCCATTCCTGCACCGTGCAAGAGGTAAGCGGGTTAAACCGCGACGGCGGCGCGGAGTATGCGGAAAGTATCTTACTCGAACACGTGCGGATAGTGCCGGCATACAGCGTAAGGCGCGGAACCGTCGGTGAAGAAAAGGACGACAAATTACTTCTTTTTATCGACGGGGTAAACAGCGCCCCGCGCGGATTTATACCCAAAACCGACAGCGCGGTATTTTGGCAAGGACAACAATACACCGTCCGCGCCGTAACTCCATGCTACACCGCTGGCAGAGGTTCGCTGGTGCATCATTGGGAGCTGTCGCTTGTATGA
- a CDS encoding putative minor capsid protein, with protein MIGRHLLIHSCTVQEVSGLNRDGGAEYGESILLEHVRIVPAYSVRRGTVGEEKDDKLLLFIDGVNSTPRGFIPKTDSAVFWQGQQYTVRAVTPCYTAGRGSLVHHWELSLV; from the coding sequence ATGATCGGTAGACACCTTTTAATCCATTCCTGTACCGTGCAAGAGGTAAGCGGGTTAAACCGCGACGGCGGCGCGGAGTATGGAGAAAGCATCCTTCTTGAACACGTGCGGATAGTGCCGGCATACAGCGTAAGACGCGGAACCGTCGGTGAAGAAAAGGACGACAAATTACTTCTTTTTATCGACGGGGTAAACAGTACACCGCGCGGGTTTATACCCAAAACCGACAGCGCGGTATTTTGGCAAGGGCAACAATACACCGTCCGCGCCGTAACTCCATGCTACACCGCTGGCAGAGGTTCGCTGGTGCATCATTGGGAGCTGTCGCTTGTATGA
- a CDS encoding DUF5662 family protein: MRITKERLMNEQRYDSAKDTLLHIKRVNALLLQFLQELINRAVTHDESKLHEPEKMFFDKMTPRLKALTYGSEEYKQALAELKPALDHHYSHNSHHPEHYDNGIDDFTLADLVEMFFDWKAASERHNDGDVLKSIEINKQRFGLSDQLCKIFENTERWLCIKKYDKSKGAVNE; this comes from the coding sequence ATGAGAATCACCAAGGAGCGGTTGATGAATGAGCAGCGATACGATTCTGCTAAAGACACATTGCTACACATAAAGCGTGTTAATGCCTTACTCTTGCAATTCTTGCAAGAGCTGATAAACAGGGCTGTAACACACGATGAATCGAAATTGCATGAACCGGAAAAAATGTTTTTTGATAAAATGACACCGCGGTTAAAAGCTTTAACGTATGGTAGTGAAGAGTATAAACAAGCATTGGCAGAATTAAAACCGGCTCTTGATCACCATTATTCTCATAACAGCCATCACCCTGAGCATTATGACAATGGAATAGATGACTTTACGCTTGCCGATTTAGTTGAAATGTTTTTTGACTGGAAGGCTGCGAGTGAACGGCATAATGATGGCGATGTTTTAAAATCTATCGAAATCAACAAGCAACGCTTCGGCTTGTCGGATCAGCTGTGTAAGATTTTCGAGAACACAGAACGGTGGTTGTGTATAAAAAAATACGATAAATCAAAAGGAGCGGTGAATGAATGA
- a CDS encoding minor capsid protein, whose translation MTIEFKVKRLAEDGKIIKANVVQRIESVQGYLDYLVVKDSNYFCPLETSVLQKSAIINTTMGSGLLIWQTPYARAQYYGEQFDHSKQRNPNACAKWFEAAKARWHSKWVRFVNEMLKNS comes from the coding sequence ATGACAATCGAATTTAAAGTAAAGCGGCTTGCCGAAGACGGTAAGATTATAAAAGCGAATGTCGTACAACGCATTGAAAGTGTGCAAGGCTATCTTGATTACCTTGTTGTCAAAGACAGTAACTACTTTTGCCCGCTTGAAACAAGCGTCCTGCAAAAGTCGGCTATCATCAATACAACGATGGGGAGCGGGCTTTTAATCTGGCAGACACCGTATGCACGGGCGCAGTATTACGGGGAGCAATTCGACCACAGCAAGCAACGTAACCCGAATGCGTGCGCGAAATGGTTCGAGGCGGCAAAGGCGCGATGGCATTCAAAATGGGTGAGGTTTGTTAATGAAATGCTTAAAAATAGCTGA
- a CDS encoding phage portal protein, which yields MNILNLFKSYTIKEVTGIDTHISSVMYERIRLWADMAAGQAPWNEKAPPCGVLDQIAGRLAMMVLREIAIEVRSEAIKPVLEHLDANIDKIVEYITLLGSALIRPIYSAGKLQYEALPLGNYLPTSYDFDGTLTGALIFKQIVDGKKLYLLVEQHTYKDGAHSVECTLYRNDLGSMHKVNLTDCQQTADITPSYTWQHVKQPMIIEFRNHSTNKIDGSNVPVAIIAGAENLIRDADEQYERMNWEQEGGELRVFADRDMFEKRVIRDGGTVGVKMTRSLNRLVTMIDGDGSPDGKKITEHAPDLRTTSQNEMFQQILRRIELTCNIGKGTISDMESVQQTATQYSGGRQELYAIIDRIEDEIEVKYQQCADVFAYMAAAYGLGSNDSHITVTWNDDATRKDIERAKITKINEINAGICDKWEYRRDFFGEDELTAKANVPIEPVQSSSFDLA from the coding sequence ATGAACATACTGAACCTCTTTAAAAGTTATACCATCAAAGAAGTAACCGGTATCGATACGCATATTTCAAGCGTGATGTATGAGCGTATCAGGCTATGGGCTGACATGGCCGCGGGACAGGCTCCATGGAACGAGAAAGCTCCACCATGCGGCGTGCTTGACCAGATAGCGGGACGGCTTGCCATGATGGTATTACGTGAAATTGCCATCGAAGTGCGAAGCGAGGCTATCAAACCGGTATTGGAGCATTTAGATGCAAACATAGATAAAATCGTTGAGTATATCACGCTTTTAGGCAGCGCCCTGATACGCCCGATTTACAGTGCAGGCAAGCTCCAATATGAAGCACTGCCATTAGGGAACTACTTACCGACAAGCTATGATTTTGACGGCACCCTAACCGGCGCGCTCATTTTCAAGCAGATTGTAGACGGCAAAAAGCTCTATCTACTGGTAGAGCAGCACACCTACAAAGACGGCGCTCATTCGGTTGAATGCACCTTATACCGTAACGACCTCGGAAGTATGCATAAGGTCAATCTAACCGATTGCCAGCAAACCGCCGATATAACGCCTTCCTATACATGGCAGCACGTTAAGCAGCCGATGATTATTGAGTTTCGCAATCACAGCACCAATAAAATTGACGGCTCAAATGTACCGGTTGCAATTATTGCCGGTGCTGAAAATCTGATACGAGATGCAGACGAACAGTATGAGCGGATGAACTGGGAGCAGGAAGGCGGAGAGCTTCGGGTATTTGCCGACCGCGACATGTTTGAAAAGCGGGTGATAAGGGACGGCGGTACGGTTGGGGTGAAAATGACAAGAAGCCTTAACCGTCTTGTTACGATGATAGACGGGGACGGAAGCCCTGACGGCAAGAAGATTACCGAACACGCCCCCGACCTCCGCACCACTTCACAGAATGAAATGTTCCAACAGATATTGCGCCGCATTGAACTTACCTGCAATATCGGCAAGGGGACGATTTCCGATATGGAAAGTGTTCAGCAAACCGCGACGCAGTATTCAGGCGGCAGGCAGGAACTCTACGCAATCATTGACCGCATAGAAGACGAAATAGAAGTAAAGTATCAGCAGTGCGCCGATGTCTTTGCGTATATGGCAGCCGCATACGGCTTGGGGAGCAATGATAGCCATATTACCGTTACATGGAACGATGATGCTACGCGGAAAGATATTGAGCGAGCAAAGATAACTAAAATCAACGAAATAAACGCCGGCATTTGCGATAAATGGGAGTATCGGCGAGACTTTTTCGGAGAAGATGAACTAACGGCTAAAGCGAATGTACCGATTGAACCGGTGCAATCCAGTTCGTTTGATTTAGCGTAA
- a CDS encoding phage scaffolding protein produces MKREFLEGLNLEAAVIDQIMAENGKDIEREKQKTLAAQEEAKETKAQLEKANKTLEGFADHEQIKADVEKYKAEAEAAKKEAAAKIASLERTAQVKDFLSGKKFVNDITRDALAAKLTEQLGSEEAKGKSLDDLFAALTKDQKNILADDTAPAPPVQGSMKGGSHAADERAAARAVMGLPPEKD; encoded by the coding sequence ATGAAGCGAGAATTTTTGGAAGGGCTTAACCTTGAAGCCGCCGTTATCGACCAGATTATGGCAGAGAACGGCAAGGATATAGAGCGCGAAAAACAAAAGACGCTCGCCGCTCAAGAAGAGGCTAAGGAAACTAAAGCGCAGCTTGAAAAAGCGAATAAAACGCTTGAAGGCTTTGCAGACCATGAGCAAATAAAGGCCGATGTTGAAAAGTACAAAGCGGAAGCGGAGGCGGCAAAAAAAGAAGCGGCAGCGAAGATTGCAAGCCTTGAGAGAACCGCCCAAGTAAAGGATTTTTTAAGCGGCAAAAAGTTTGTCAACGATATTACCCGTGATGCCCTCGCGGCAAAGCTCACCGAACAGCTCGGCAGTGAAGAGGCAAAGGGCAAATCGCTTGATGATTTATTTGCCGCCCTTACGAAGGATCAAAAAAACATCCTTGCCGACGATACCGCTCCCGCACCACCGGTACAAGGCAGCATGAAAGGCGGCTCGCACGCAGCCGATGAGCGGGCGGCAGCACGGGCGGTAATGGGCTTGCCGCCTGAAAAAGACTAA